The following are encoded in a window of Diorhabda sublineata isolate icDioSubl1.1 chromosome 5, icDioSubl1.1, whole genome shotgun sequence genomic DNA:
- the LOC130444737 gene encoding larval/pupal cuticle protein H1C-like, translated as MAFRIIVLTCFLAYARAGILATPAVATYSAAPAVSSAYFHQAPLAVEPIAAIHAPAIGASHQSVERSLGGAQSISHYSKAVDSAFSSVRKYDTRITNDALTLGIAHAPIATYQAPLVTKAVAPALAYSAAPAVSSSYLHRAQPIALAAPQPLNYAPSATVVTKAVATPLIQSYHAPIVTKTVTPVVRSFAPSLLQSYSSPLVTKAVAEPLTVSAGPVVTKAAVAYSPATVVAHTTFTGLGTAYEW; from the exons ATGGCGTTCAGA ATTATCGTCCTTACTTGCTTTTTGGCTTACGCCAGAGCCGGTATCCTTGCTACCCCAGCGGTAGCAACCTATTCGGCTGCCCCTGCCGTCAGTTCCGCTTATTTCCATCAAGCACCGTTGGCAGTCGAACCGATCGCAGCTATTCATGCTCCAGCGATCGGGGCGTCTCATCAAAGCGTTGAAAGATCCCTCGGAGGAGCCCAATCGATTTCTCACTACTCGAAAGCCGTCGACAGCGCTTTTTCCAGCGTAAGGAAATACGACACCAGAATTACAAACGACGCTTTGACTCTAG GTATCGCTCACGCACCGATCGCCACATACCAGGCTCCACTTGTTACCAAAGCAGTAGCCCCGGCTCTAGCGTATTCCGCAGCACCAGCTGTGAGCAGTTCCTACCTCCACCGAGCTCAACCGATTGCCCTTGCTGCTCCTCAACCATTGAACTATGCTCCATCGGCCACAGTCGTTACCAAGGCGGTAGCTACACCTCTGATTCAATCCTACCACGCTCCAATTGTAACCAAAACAGTAACTCCTGTAGTTAGATCTTTCGCCCCTTCGCTGCTTCAATCTTATAGTAGCCCATTGGTAACTAAGGCCGTAGCTGAGCCTTTAACCGTATCTGCAGGACCTGTGGTCACCAAAGCCGCCGTAGCTTATTCTCCTGCCACAGTTGTAGCTCACACCACCTTCACTGGATTGGGAACCGCTTACGAATGGTAG
- the LOC130443978 gene encoding protein PTCD3 homolog, mitochondrial, translated as MKLSSVCFRRTQIYINPFSNLINRRLSSSVTEEKIEIPNRIHRGPTDILRALESTINRDPTAAHYKYHDDPYLIPMSNVAKRTYAMAQEAGRKAAHWIRKEHADLFNHREMDPIIPSFLPKLVYTEDTPVSEEELKKVIDNVQVLDAQFIYQLLKKREIEVSSGTQQALLELICYYNCEDTLPSEFVEERWFRQSSSLKERQRKTWKDGSFAEELFQSIKTPTAETYSAIIQGMCKYFQADRAWKLFEEAQKKGFVLTTNTYNSLIKISNFLKESSEMRWTFIINLLSDMNTAKVKPNLGTLNAVLHSLSTMGRSNNVKEYVLQVLSEFNKLGIEPSLGSWYYVLITFCKDRGPISTILHDIIVQVENKNHEIRDISDTNFFVTAMDVCKNHLKDVDLAIRVDKLLHFGSNYDLIGDSYKESIYYRHFCLLMVTSVPLEEFMTNTYNILVPNIYVPEPGVMGEILKQVDLNGAIEYVPKLWSDMVCFDHTDRDNLVDCILNIMVDNQPDAESNLNENFANIAWDIYERVENQNVLKINKIVITGSLLGRIMLLVLRNGDFQKACTIMDKIDRGHQTVVGVPQIEALESFVDYCIKNKAPTRAIACIQYCSDSGFSQAGQLAAKLNDQLNLDETQLNSLSKIVGDIELSAKAIDQS; from the exons ATGAAGCTTTCATCAGTTTGTTTTAGACG GACTCAAATATACATAAATCCGTTCAGCAACTTAATAAACCGTAGATTAAGTTCTAGTGTTACCgaagagaaaatagaaatacCTAACAGAATCCATAGAGGACCAACAGATATATTGAGAGCTCTAGAAAGTACAATCAATAGAGATCCTACAGCTGCACATTACAAATATCACGATGACCCTTATTTAATTCCTATGTCTAATGTTGCTAAAAGAACTTATGCTATGGCACAAGAAGCAG GTCGTAAAGCAGCTCATTGGATAAGAAAAGAACACGCCGATCTTTTTAACCACAGAGAAATGGATCCCATCATACCAtcttttttaccaaaattagtTTATACTGAAGATACACCGGTATCAGAGGAAGAATTGAAGAAAGTAATTGATAACGTACAAGTGTTAGATGCTCAGTTTATTTATCAGCTATTAAAAAAACGAGAAATAGAAGTTTCCAGTGGAACACAGCAAGCATTGTTAGAATTAATTTGCTATTATAATTGTGAGGATACTTTGCCATCAGAATTCGTCGAGGAGAGGTGGTTTAGACAGAGTTCCAGTTTAAAAGAAAGACAAAGAAAAACATGGAA aGACGGTAGTTTTGCCGAAGAACtttttcaaagtataaaaaCTCCAACTGCAGAAACTTATTCAGCAATAATACAAGGaatgtgtaaatattttcaagccGATAGAGCTTGGAAATTATTCGAGGAAGCTCAAAAGAAAGGATTCGTTCTCACAACAAACACCTACAACTCccttattaaaatttcaaattttcttaaagaGAGTTCAGAAATGAGATGGACGTTTATAATAAATCTCTTGAGTGATATGAATACAGCAAAAGTTAAACCGAATTTAGGAACATTAAACGCCGTTTTACATTCTCTTAGTACCATGGGTAGAAGTAATAATGTTAAAGAATACGTATTGCAAGTTTTATCAGAGTTTAATAAATTGGGAATCGAACCGTCACTAGGATCTTGGTATTATGTACTTATCACATTTTGCAAAGACA GAGGTCCAATTAGTACTATTTTACACGATATAATAGTacaagtagaaaataaaaatcacgAAATTCGCGATATTTCTGataccaatttttttgtaacagcCATGGATGTATGTAAGAATCATTTAAAAGATGTCGATTTAGCTATTAGAGTTGATAAACTACTGCATTTTGGTTCTAATTATGATTTGATTGGTGATTCATATAAAGAATCAATTTACTa tCGTCATTTTTGTTTGCTCATGGTCACTAGCGTTCCTCTAGAAGAATTTATGACAAACACTTATAACATTTTGGTACCTAATATTTATGTACCGGAACCTGGAGTGATGGGTGAAATTCTCAAACAAGTCGATTTAAATGGAGCAATTGAGTATGTACCTAAATTATGGTCAGACATGGTTTGTTTCGATCATACTGACAGAGATAATTTAGTTGATTGTATTTTAAATATCATGGTTGATAACCAACCCGATGCCgaatcaaatttaaatgaaaattttgctaATATCGCTTGGGATATTTATGAGAGAgttgaaaatcaaaatgttcTCAAGATTAACAAAATTGT tATAACTGGTAGCCTCCTTGGAAGGATAATGCTTTTAGTATTGAGAAATGGTGATTTCCAAAAAGCTTGTACTATTATGGATAAAATCGATAGAGGACATCAAACTGTAGTGGGTGTTCCACAAATAGAAGCCCTTGAAAGTTTCGTTGAttattgtatcaaaaataaagCTCCTACTAGAGCGAta gcaTGTATTCAATACTGTTCAGACAGTGGTTTTTCACAAGCGGGGCAATTGGCAGCCAAATTAAACGATCAATTGAATTTAGATGAGACTCAATTGAatagtttatcaaaaattgttggTGATATTGAATTGAGCGCTAAAGCTATAGATCAAAGTTAA
- the LOC130444338 gene encoding uncharacterized protein LOC130444338 isoform X1, which yields MIGKCIISFLNIWLGGAVFPVGDVPGIQFSIPRSHVALGGDLHVEIISTSFPPLLLQLSRSEKNSVKILTTFPVFPKAGILPNNFTVNIPCGHFSREGLYYIIIKKQPIGWKNSSFDVPPENLVTTKSLDVRWPTSKLTINADNLETYPDKAVTAFIEYPEIRCTPLDKTEVVEFFTELHFCGDSGNTMINCKNNASKNNTQVMYSEKIRGFPGRRVFTIDCQSFGLAGYYGLFLRSSSNSYRLPYSAAYVKVNWSDRFVFNVHARSIFPCDVLGGGVTVLFEYPSCILTTGDRIRLYARLRADVASLDPPTTLEYIAEHKVVKGQHSLYFECDLFTERYVEYCFVYVSKAITGTMTDIRMDCVPTMPVTDQESGGWGSWSPWTPCTSTCFGGTRSRYRFCDSPPPRYGAKFCEGSAVETEKCGADSKTRWDCLYGEDAGYIKDIVSDTPEVQTEVGSYCRCGCVVHLGQAKPTRLLATSSQSCPGRNFWLIQADANSLIRFRVIQFHLSCRSQWLKIRDGNALSSNLLAHLSAASNTASLTVNSTGENLLLEFFSADDIDDGEICGGGFIARATQIKISTYNVTVVPVAQNMGIIPIVILKMTAVHITAIFFLSGLLIATISLGIQYLFRYRKYHVAGIDDQDSLSNFSDVTAPLTTRVSSNVTLLSEVVSLSRLRPHLKLRAKHTRLRESADCDTLKQDEKVTLAKEESSSIGSTSTLTQLETATVPENDAEQPTMSTSLANSCQSLSTLKRSSTIDSDKDKSDEKTDINKEYTSRRPSAISNVTLTNVSLISKILSTSDPGCYSSAGTLVHKATIKSTSVKETKEMKNREKLKLVPTGSDFSISAQDIDLEMDYYDYNVVNAGAAPGSYLGMDPAFLVWIPPLDEIGEIFPDYDKSEYHEMAEIREYVDPGSNKESPEEDVVLLPESKEQSPVPKSKNIDNKCLSEVEPLVHKKISETRLEDLSKKLKVSPKLLREDIEKETAEKCLSFENIKFADDEDTGNLSENSCNTDIAYQEKNVISSR from the exons ATGATTGGAAAATGtatcatttcttttttgaatatttggcTCGGCGGTGCTGTCTTTCCAG ttggCGATGTGCCTGGTATTCAATTTTCGATTCCGAGAAGTCACGTAGCTCTTGGAGGAGATTTGCACGTGGAAATAATTTCGACGTCCTTTCCACCTTTATTGTTACAATTATCGAGATCCGAAAAAAATTCTGTCAAAATATTAACGACTTTTCCGGTTTTTCCTAAAGCCGGTATACTTCCTAATAATTTTACGGTTAATATACCTTGTGGCCATTTTTCCAGGGAaggattatattatattattataaagaaacaACCTATAG GTTGGAAAAATTCGTCTTTCGATGTTCCTCCGGAAAATTTAGTAACGACTAAAAGTTTGGACGTACGATGGCCGACATCTAAACTTACAATAAACGCGGATAATTTAGAAACGTATCCCGATAAAGCGGTGACGGCATTTATCGAATACCCCGAGATACGATGCACTCCATTGGATAAAACGGAAGTTGTAGAATTTTTTACGGAATTACATTTTTGCGGCGATTCCGGCAATACCATgatcaattgtaaaaataacGCGTCGAAAAATAATACGCAA GTTATGTATTCCGAAAAAATTCGAGGATTTCCAGGACGTCGAGTTTTTACTATAGACTGTCAATCTTTCGGTTTAGCAGGATATTACGGACTTTTTTTAAGATCGTCTTCTAATTCGTACCGACTTCCGTATTCCGCCGCTTATGTCAAG GTAAATTGGAGCGATCGATTCGTATTCAACGTCCACGCGAGAAGTATTTTTCCTTGCGACGTTCTCGGCGGTGGCGTAACCGTACTTTTCGAATATCCCTCTTGCATTTTAACAACCGGTGATAGAATACGTCTTTACGCTAGATTGAGAGCCGACGTAGCAAGTTTGGATCCGCCAACGACATTAGAATACATCGCCGAACATAAAGTTGTTAAAGGACAACACAGTTTGTATTTCGAATGCGATTTGTTCACCGAACGGTACGTGGAATATTGTTTCGTTTACGTTAGCAAAGCTATTACCGGTACCATGACCGATATCAGGATGGATTGCGTACCTACGATGCCCGTTACAG ATCAAGAAAGTGGAGGTTGGGGTAGTTGGAGTCCGTGGACGCCTTGTACTAGTACTTGTTTTGGTGGAACAAGAAGTCGTTATCGTTTTTGCGATTCACCGCCGCCAAGATATGGAGCCAAATTTTGTGAG gGTTCGGCCGTGGAAACGGAAAAATGCGGTGCCGATTCAAAAACTAGATGGGATTGTCTCTACGGAGAAGATGCCGGTTATATTAAAGATATCGTATCAGATACGCCGGAAGTACAGACGGAAGTCGGTTCTTATTGTAGATGCGGATGCGTAGTTCATTTAGGACAAGCCAAACCGACGAGATTATTAGCGACGTCTTCGCAAAGTTGTCCGGGAAGAAATTTCTGGCTGATTCAA GCGGACGCCAATTCTTTGATCCGATTTCGAGTGATCCAATTTCATCTTTCGTGTCGGAGCCAATGGTTAAAAATACGCGACGGCAACGCTTTGTCCTCAAATTTGTTGGCCCATTTATCGGCCGCTTCGAACACGGCGTCTTTAACGGTCAATTCTACGggggaaaatttattattagaatttttctCCGCGGATGACATAGATGACGGCGAAATTTGCGGCGGAGGATTTATAGCACGAGCTACACAAATaa aaatttcgaCTTATAACGTAACCGTCGTTCCCGTAGCTCAAAATATGGGAATCATTCCGATAGTTATATTAAAGATGACGGCCGTACATATTAccgcaattttttttcttagcgGTCTTTTGATCGCTACTATTTCTCTCGGAATACAATATTTGTTTCGTTATCGTAAATATCACGTAGCCGGAATCGACGATCAAGATTCCCTTTCGAATTTTTCAG atGTAACCGCGCCTTTGACTACGAGAGTATCATCGAACGTTACTCTTCTTTCCGAAGTAGTATCTTTAAGTAGATTACGACCGCATTTAAAATTACGAGCCAAACATACACGACTACGAGAATCCGCGGATTGTGATACGCTCAAACAAGATGAAAAAGTTACTTTAGC AAAAGAAGAATCGTCGAGTATAGGTAGTACTAGTACTTTAACTCAACTAGAAACTGCAACGGTACCAGAAAACGACGCCGAACAACCGACTATGTCGACGAGTTTGGCCAATTCCTGTCAATCGTTGTCAACTTTGAAAAGATCTTCGACGATAGATAGCGACAAAGACAAATCTGACGAAAAAACCGATATCAATAAAGAATATACATCTAGAAGACCGAGCGCTATAAGTAACGTCACGTTAACCAATGTGAGCCTGATATCAAAAATTCTTTCTACAAGTGACCCG ggTTGTTACTCTTCTGCGGGTACTTTAGTACACAAAGCTACAATCAAAAGTACATCGGTAAAGGAAacgaaagaaatgaaaaaccgAGAAAAACTCAAATTGGTACCAACCGGATCAGATTTTTCGATATCGGCGCAAGATATCGATTTAGAAATGGATTATTACGATTACAACGTGGTGAATGCCGGTGCTGCTCCTGGTTCGTATTTAG GTATGGATCCGGCGTTTTTGGTATGGATACCACCGTTAGACGAAATTGGTGAAATATTCCCCGATTACGATAAATCGGAATACCACGAAATGGCGGAAATTAGAGAATACGTCGATCCTGGTAGTAACAAAGAATCTCCCGAAGAAGACGTCGTACTATTACCGGAAAGTAAGGAACAATCGCCCGTaccaaaatcgaaaaatatcgacaACAAATGTTTATCGGAAGTTGAACCGTtggtacataaaaaaatatcggaAACGCGACTAGAAGATTTgtcgaaaaaattgaaagtgtCTCCGAAGTTACTAAGAGAAGACATCGAAAAAGAAACGGCCGAGAAATGTTTGAGTTTCGAGAATATAAAATTCGCCGACGATGAAGACACGGGGAATTTGAGCGAAAATAGTTGCAATACGGATATAGCATATCAAGAAAAGAATGTCATATCTTCTAGATAA
- the LOC130444338 gene encoding uncharacterized protein LOC130444338 isoform X2 — protein MIGKCIISFLNIWLGGAVFPVGDVPGIQFSIPRSHVALGGDLHVEIISTSFPPLLLQLSRSEKNSVKILTTFPVFPKAGILPNNFTVNIPCGHFSREGLYYIIIKKQPIGWKNSSFDVPPENLVTTKSLDVRWPTSKLTINADNLETYPDKAVTAFIEYPEIRCTPLDKTEVVEFFTELHFCGDSGNTMINCKNNASKNNTQVMYSEKIRGFPGRRVFTIDCQSFGLAGYYGLFLRSSSNSYRLPYSAAYVKVNWSDRFVFNVHARSIFPCDVLGGGVTVLFEYPSCILTTGDRIRLYARLRADVASLDPPTTLEYIAEHKVVKGQHSLYFECDLFTERYVEYCFVYVSKAITGTMTDIRMDCVPTMPVTDQESGGWGSWSPWTPCTSTCFGGTRSRYRFCDSPPPRYGAKFCEGSAVETEKCGADSKTRWDCLYGEDAGYIKDIVSDTPEVQTEVGSYCRCGCVVHLGQAKPTRLLATSSQSCPGRNFWLIQADANSLIRFRVIQFHLSCRSQWLKIRDGNALSSNLLAHLSAASNTASLTVNSTGENLLLEFFSADDIDDGEICGGGFIARATQIKISTYNVTVVPVAQNMGIIPIVILKMTAVHITAIFFLSGLLIATISLGIQYLFRYRKYHVAGIDDQDSLSNFSDVTAPLTTRVSSNVTLLSEVVSLSRLRPHLKLRAKHTRLRESADCDTLKQDEKVTLAKEESSSIGSTSTLTQLETATVPENDAEQPTMSTSLANSCQSLSTLKRSSTIDSDKDKSDEKTDINKEYTSRRPSAISNVTLTNGCYSSAGTLVHKATIKSTSVKETKEMKNREKLKLVPTGSDFSISAQDIDLEMDYYDYNVVNAGAAPGSYLGMDPAFLVWIPPLDEIGEIFPDYDKSEYHEMAEIREYVDPGSNKESPEEDVVLLPESKEQSPVPKSKNIDNKCLSEVEPLVHKKISETRLEDLSKKLKVSPKLLREDIEKETAEKCLSFENIKFADDEDTGNLSENSCNTDIAYQEKNVISSR, from the exons ATGATTGGAAAATGtatcatttcttttttgaatatttggcTCGGCGGTGCTGTCTTTCCAG ttggCGATGTGCCTGGTATTCAATTTTCGATTCCGAGAAGTCACGTAGCTCTTGGAGGAGATTTGCACGTGGAAATAATTTCGACGTCCTTTCCACCTTTATTGTTACAATTATCGAGATCCGAAAAAAATTCTGTCAAAATATTAACGACTTTTCCGGTTTTTCCTAAAGCCGGTATACTTCCTAATAATTTTACGGTTAATATACCTTGTGGCCATTTTTCCAGGGAaggattatattatattattataaagaaacaACCTATAG GTTGGAAAAATTCGTCTTTCGATGTTCCTCCGGAAAATTTAGTAACGACTAAAAGTTTGGACGTACGATGGCCGACATCTAAACTTACAATAAACGCGGATAATTTAGAAACGTATCCCGATAAAGCGGTGACGGCATTTATCGAATACCCCGAGATACGATGCACTCCATTGGATAAAACGGAAGTTGTAGAATTTTTTACGGAATTACATTTTTGCGGCGATTCCGGCAATACCATgatcaattgtaaaaataacGCGTCGAAAAATAATACGCAA GTTATGTATTCCGAAAAAATTCGAGGATTTCCAGGACGTCGAGTTTTTACTATAGACTGTCAATCTTTCGGTTTAGCAGGATATTACGGACTTTTTTTAAGATCGTCTTCTAATTCGTACCGACTTCCGTATTCCGCCGCTTATGTCAAG GTAAATTGGAGCGATCGATTCGTATTCAACGTCCACGCGAGAAGTATTTTTCCTTGCGACGTTCTCGGCGGTGGCGTAACCGTACTTTTCGAATATCCCTCTTGCATTTTAACAACCGGTGATAGAATACGTCTTTACGCTAGATTGAGAGCCGACGTAGCAAGTTTGGATCCGCCAACGACATTAGAATACATCGCCGAACATAAAGTTGTTAAAGGACAACACAGTTTGTATTTCGAATGCGATTTGTTCACCGAACGGTACGTGGAATATTGTTTCGTTTACGTTAGCAAAGCTATTACCGGTACCATGACCGATATCAGGATGGATTGCGTACCTACGATGCCCGTTACAG ATCAAGAAAGTGGAGGTTGGGGTAGTTGGAGTCCGTGGACGCCTTGTACTAGTACTTGTTTTGGTGGAACAAGAAGTCGTTATCGTTTTTGCGATTCACCGCCGCCAAGATATGGAGCCAAATTTTGTGAG gGTTCGGCCGTGGAAACGGAAAAATGCGGTGCCGATTCAAAAACTAGATGGGATTGTCTCTACGGAGAAGATGCCGGTTATATTAAAGATATCGTATCAGATACGCCGGAAGTACAGACGGAAGTCGGTTCTTATTGTAGATGCGGATGCGTAGTTCATTTAGGACAAGCCAAACCGACGAGATTATTAGCGACGTCTTCGCAAAGTTGTCCGGGAAGAAATTTCTGGCTGATTCAA GCGGACGCCAATTCTTTGATCCGATTTCGAGTGATCCAATTTCATCTTTCGTGTCGGAGCCAATGGTTAAAAATACGCGACGGCAACGCTTTGTCCTCAAATTTGTTGGCCCATTTATCGGCCGCTTCGAACACGGCGTCTTTAACGGTCAATTCTACGggggaaaatttattattagaatttttctCCGCGGATGACATAGATGACGGCGAAATTTGCGGCGGAGGATTTATAGCACGAGCTACACAAATaa aaatttcgaCTTATAACGTAACCGTCGTTCCCGTAGCTCAAAATATGGGAATCATTCCGATAGTTATATTAAAGATGACGGCCGTACATATTAccgcaattttttttcttagcgGTCTTTTGATCGCTACTATTTCTCTCGGAATACAATATTTGTTTCGTTATCGTAAATATCACGTAGCCGGAATCGACGATCAAGATTCCCTTTCGAATTTTTCAG atGTAACCGCGCCTTTGACTACGAGAGTATCATCGAACGTTACTCTTCTTTCCGAAGTAGTATCTTTAAGTAGATTACGACCGCATTTAAAATTACGAGCCAAACATACACGACTACGAGAATCCGCGGATTGTGATACGCTCAAACAAGATGAAAAAGTTACTTTAGC AAAAGAAGAATCGTCGAGTATAGGTAGTACTAGTACTTTAACTCAACTAGAAACTGCAACGGTACCAGAAAACGACGCCGAACAACCGACTATGTCGACGAGTTTGGCCAATTCCTGTCAATCGTTGTCAACTTTGAAAAGATCTTCGACGATAGATAGCGACAAAGACAAATCTGACGAAAAAACCGATATCAATAAAGAATATACATCTAGAAGACCGAGCGCTATAAGTAACGTCACGTTAACCAAT ggTTGTTACTCTTCTGCGGGTACTTTAGTACACAAAGCTACAATCAAAAGTACATCGGTAAAGGAAacgaaagaaatgaaaaaccgAGAAAAACTCAAATTGGTACCAACCGGATCAGATTTTTCGATATCGGCGCAAGATATCGATTTAGAAATGGATTATTACGATTACAACGTGGTGAATGCCGGTGCTGCTCCTGGTTCGTATTTAG GTATGGATCCGGCGTTTTTGGTATGGATACCACCGTTAGACGAAATTGGTGAAATATTCCCCGATTACGATAAATCGGAATACCACGAAATGGCGGAAATTAGAGAATACGTCGATCCTGGTAGTAACAAAGAATCTCCCGAAGAAGACGTCGTACTATTACCGGAAAGTAAGGAACAATCGCCCGTaccaaaatcgaaaaatatcgacaACAAATGTTTATCGGAAGTTGAACCGTtggtacataaaaaaatatcggaAACGCGACTAGAAGATTTgtcgaaaaaattgaaagtgtCTCCGAAGTTACTAAGAGAAGACATCGAAAAAGAAACGGCCGAGAAATGTTTGAGTTTCGAGAATATAAAATTCGCCGACGATGAAGACACGGGGAATTTGAGCGAAAATAGTTGCAATACGGATATAGCATATCAAGAAAAGAATGTCATATCTTCTAGATAA
- the LOC130444339 gene encoding cilia- and flagella-associated protein 157 yields the protein MAKGKKGKKGKKQVVVDPNALTEVDKTFYELTITDLNRKLARLRSLNQEIEQKNEELMQDKDKLDEDKTDIIMYLKRILQEKTDEIAELEDRIKAMKKEQHDTTQTYEEKIIEMTNEYNAMHDQLTSENKLLEGKLNSLEEFRSQRDELMKKFENQENLMEMQEKRHKREMYEIERKFIIGKDRLKKDMEAKLRQLSTEFHDATELRIAATTHRVIRENIAVNNELDVLLNNQQRLHNENVKLKNRDGSLRQQIELLEEEKKMALSKVRVQVKLIDRLTDDYQFITKQLNVARNFESQYAESKKQLKTLEEKLTKSEHAKRILEQNLHHVRCDRTSIQTDYLYMQEENERLNEILLEAVSCIKEALTVRTDSEISLRVSKKDNLLNSLLSLLNKGKEQKVRCPSLETVSLFEATYARGDLGFVPKPVELRSKVPVKKNMETQTGTSFDEYISTGYISKPKFMYSEVEDEESLIVDAEEESQGEAEQRESVLFFDEQEITGEESSEDDQLNIYDLVAEEQAAEEVNVTPSNQDAPPERLEPDENIQEEEVKENE from the exons atggcCAAAggtaaaaaaggtaaaaaaggaaaaaaacaagTCGTAGTAGATCCGAATGCGTTAACAGAAGTCGATAAAACATTTTACGAATTAACCATAACAGATTTAAACAGGAAATTGGCCAGATTAAGATCGCTGAATcaagaaattgaacaaaaaaatgaagaactTATGCAAGATAAGGATAAATTGGACGAAGATAAGACCGACATCATAATGTACCTTAAGAgaatattacaagaaaaaacCGATGAAATAGCCGAATTGGAAGATAGAATAAAAGCTATGAAAAAGGAGCAACACGATACGACGCAAACgtacgaagaaaaaattatcgaaatgaCCAATGAATATAACGCGATGCACGATCAACTCACGTCCGAAAATAAGCTACTCGAag GTAAATTGAATTCTTTGGAAGAATTCCGTTCGCAGCGCGATGAATTGATGAAGAAATTCGAAAACCAAGAAAATCTCATGGAAATGCAAGAGAAACGCCACAAAAGAGAAATGTACGAGATCGAAAGAAAATTCATAATAGGTAAAGATCGATTAAAAAAAGATATGGAAGCGAAATTGAGGCAGCTCTCTACGGAATTCCACGACGCGACAGAATTAAGAATAGCGGCTACTACTCATCGAGTAATCAGAGAAAATATAGCGGTAAATAACGAATTGGACGTTTTGTTGAATAACCAACAGAGACTCCATAACGAAAAcgtgaaattgaaaaatcgagACGGTAGTTTGAGACAGCAGATCGAATTACtcgaagaagaaaagaaaatggcACTATCGAAGGTAAGGGTGCAAGTCAAATTGATAGATCGCTTAACGGACGATTATCAATTTATAACGAAACAATTAAACGTTGCCAGAAATTTCGAATCCCAATACGCGGaaagtaaaaaacaattaaaaacgcTAGAAGAAAAATTGACGAAATCGGAACATGCGAAAAGAATATTAGAACAAAATCTCCATCACGTCAGATGCGATCGAACATCGATTCAAACCGATTACCTTTACATGCAAGAAGAAAACGAAAGATTGAACGAAATATTATTGGAAGCGGTTAGTTGTATCAAAGAAGCTCTAACTGTTAGAACCGATAGCGAGATATCGTTGAGAGTTTCCAAAAAAGACAATCTATTAAATTCTCTATTATCTTTATTAAATAAAGGTAAAGAACAAAAAGTACGGTGTCCTTCGTTAGAAACGGTTTCGTTATTCGAGGCCACGTACGCCAGAGGTGATCTCGGTTTCGTACCGAAACCGGTAGAACTGCGATCGAAAGTACCGGTTAAAAAGAATATGGAAACCCAAACCGGTACCAGTTTCGACGAATATATTTCCACCGGATACATTTCCAAACCGAAATTTATGTATTCGGAAGTCGAGGACGAGGAAAGCTTGATCGTAGACGCCGAAGAAGAATCGCAAGGGGAAGCGGAGCAACGAGAAAGCGTTTTGTTTTTCGACGAACAAGAAATTACCGGAGAAGAATCTTCGGAAGATGACCAATTGAATATTTACGATTTGGTAGCGGAGGAACAAGCCGCTGAAGAAGTTAACGTTACGCCGTCTAATCAGGATGCTCCTCCGGAACGACTAGAACCAGACGAGAATATACAAGAGGAAGAAGTGAAAGAAAACgaatag